A single genomic interval of Scylla paramamosain isolate STU-SP2022 chromosome 4, ASM3559412v1, whole genome shotgun sequence harbors:
- the LOC135099103 gene encoding LOW QUALITY PROTEIN: U3 small nucleolar ribonucleoprotein protein MPP10-like (The sequence of the model RefSeq protein was modified relative to this genomic sequence to represent the inferred CDS: inserted 1 base in 1 codon) yields the protein MEGIYTQATQLLTQPEEYIRPSKKLEEAWMEQTQAVYNFLKEEENRHGLPATPGTLPRLETDGLDVEQVWQLVELQNKALLAAPEDLDGLDDTNLCFMVARLSSLAKHDKLSRANELLTEDEGIGGSPQESDDMDADDMEEDKEEMDNNEEVSDEDMSGDDDELFEKPEDFKITGLNDVFGDDSDDEEDNFDEFIAKEGVESDDSDEDEGDKKGQKGKANVAQKSEAKQEKKKEGKKFGKTEIDTRFFNLRESEWVADQDAIGENYSGDDEDIDLMADMSDDSEAEDGIMYNAFFDQAPEGTDSTSTSGKKLSEMLEDEEEEEDEEGDEEDKEDNEEEEDDQGAAKDLLKDHTNNEEENGTQLLGGPKKESKSTFEKEREKELQLMEQLEEENLSERPWYLKGEVVNADRPQNSALEEHLEYDIAVRQKPIITEDTTSHVEKIILGRIRIKAWDDVERKVRPTVDPFEFKKKLVLEQDKSKKSLAEIYEEEYLKKQKEEREAEEEXSQRSTRRSRERMDKLFVKLDALSNYHYTPMQPGADIKIVSNLPAITVEETTPATASDATLLAPQEILEPKRGKVLGDTERTTTDRKRDRRIKKKHQKNKAKMQEKKLQEKVRRAGAKGGTGKLDRGSTMKVIEKAVKSGQVKLLEGNQDKAVKSSQAFFKQLQDTHSKKQKNEKTKKRKKNQLSASKLMM from the exons ATGGAGGGCATATACACTCAAGCCACGCAGCTCCTGACCCAACCTGAGGAGTACATAAG ACCAAGCAAGAAGTTAGAGGAGGCATGGATGGAGCAGACCCAAGCAGTGTACAActtcctgaaggaggaggagaatcggCATGGGTTACCTGCCACCCCAGGCACCCTCCCTCGCCTTGAGACTGATGGTCTTGATGTTGAACAG GTCTGGCAGCTAGTGGAGCTTCAGAATAAGGCTTTGCTGGCAGCTCCTGAGGATCTTGATGGACTGGATGACACCAACTTGTGCTTCATGGTGGCCAGGCTGAGCAGTCTTGCTAAACATGACAAACTTTCTCGTGCAAATGAATTGTTGACTGAAGATGAAGGTATTGGTGGCAGTCCTCAGGAAAGTGATGACATGGATGCTGATGAcatggaagaagacaaagaagagatgGACAATAATGAGGAAGTGTCTGATGAAGATATGagtggagatgatgatgaactGTTTGAAAAGCCAGAGGATTTCAAAATCACTGGTTTAAATGATGTgtttggtgatgatagtgatgatgaggaggacaaTTTTGATGAGTTTATAGCCAAAGAAGGAGTGGAatctgatgacagtgatgaagatgagggagataaaaaaggacaaaaaggtAAAGCAAATGTTGCCCAGAAAAGTgaagcaaaacaagaaaagaagaaggaaggcaagaaattTGGCAAGACTGAAATTGACACCAGGTTCTTCAACCTTCgggagagtgagtgggtggcAGACCAGGATGCCATTGGGGAAAActacagtggtgatgatgaagatattGACCTCATGGCGGACATGTCAGACGACAGTGAGGCAGAG GATGGCATCATGTACAATGCATTCTTTGACCAAGCCCCAGAAGGCACTGACAGCACCAGCACATCAGGGAAGAAGTTGTCTGAGATgctggaagacgaggaggaggaggaggatgaagagggtgatgaagaagataaagaggataatgaagaagaagaggatgatcaGGGAGCAGCCAAGGATTTGTTGAAGGATCACACcaataatgaggaagagaatggtaCTCAACTTCTTGGTGGCCCAAAAAAGGAG AGCAAGTCAACAtttgagaaggagagggagaaagaactGCAGTTGATGgaacagctggaggaggaaaaccTGAGTGAGAGGCCTTGGTACCTGAAGGGAGAGGTGGTCAATGCTGACAGACCCCAGAACTCGgcccttgaggaacacctggAGTATGATATCGCTGTCAGACAGA AGCCCATCATTACTGAGGACACAACCAGCCATGTGGAGAAGATCATCCTGGGCAGAATCCGCATCAAGGCGTGGGATGATGTGGAGCGCAAGGTGCGACCCACCGTTGATCCCTTTGAGTTCAAGAAGAAGCTCGTCCTTGAACAAGACAAGAGCAAGAAAAGCTTGGCAGAAATCTATGAGGAG GAATACCtcaagaagcaaaaggaggagagggaagcagaggaag agagccaGAGGAGCACAAGGAGATCAAGGGAGCGCATGGACAAGCTGTTCGTGAAGCTGGATGCTTTGTCCAACTACCACTACACTCCTATGCAA CCTGGAGCTGACATCAAGATTGTGAGTAACCTGCCTGCCATCACTGTGGAGGAGACAACCCCTGCCACTGCCAGCGATGCCACCCTGCTGGCACCACAGGAGATATTAG AACCAAAACGAGGGAAGGTGCTGGGAGACACTGAGCGCACCACCACTGACCGCAAGCGTGACCGACGGATCAAGAAGAAGCACCAGAAGAACAAAGCCAAGATGCAGGAGAAGAAACTGCAAGAAAAGGTGCGCCGGGCAGGAGCCAAGGGTGGCACTGGAAAGCTGGACCGTGGCTCAACTATGAAGGTGATAGAGAAGGCAGTCAAGAGTGGACAGGTGAAGCTG CTGGAGGGTAACCAAGACAAGGCAGTGAAGTCATCACAGGCTTTCTTCAAGCAACTCCAAGACACTCActcaaaaaaacagaagaatgaaaagacaaagaagaggaaaaaaaatcaactttcAGCCTCCAAACTCATGATGTAG